In Panthera leo isolate Ple1 chromosome E3, P.leo_Ple1_pat1.1, whole genome shotgun sequence, a genomic segment contains:
- the TRIM72 gene encoding tripartite motif-containing protein 72 isoform X3 yields the protein MSAAPGLLHQELSCPLCLQLFDAPVTAECGHSFCRACLSRVAGEPAADGTVPCPCCQALTRPQALSTNLQLARLVEGLAQVPQGHCEEHLDPLSIYCEQDRALVCGVCASLGSHRGHRLLPAAEAHARLKTQLPQQKMQLQEACMRKEKSVAVLEHQLLEVEETVRQFRGAVGEQLGKMRVFLAALEGSLDREAERVRGEAGVALRRELGSLNSYLEQLRQMEKVLEEVADKPQTEFLMKYCLVTSRLQKILAESPPPARLDIQLPVISDDFKFQVWRKMFRALMPAMKELTFDPSTAHPSLVVSPSGRRVECLDQKAPPAGEDPCQFDKAVAVVAHQLLSDGEHYWEVEVGDKPRWALGVILAQASRRGRLHAVPSQGLWLLGLREGKILEAHVEAKEPRALRTPERRPLRIGIYLSFGDGILSFYDASNADALEQLFAFHERLPGPVYPFFDVCWHDKGKNAQPLLLVGPDGYKWGHLENC from the exons ATGTCGGCCGCGCCCGGTCTCCTGCACCAGGAGCTGTCCTGCCCGCTGTGCCTGCAGCTGTTTGACGCGCCTGTGACGGCCGAGTGTGGCCACAGCTTCTGCCGAGCCTGCCTGAGCCGCGTGGCAGGGGAGCCGGCGGCGGACGGCACTGTGCCCTGCCCGTGCTGCCAGGCACTCACGCGGCCACAGGCGCTCAGCACCAACCTGCAGCTGGCGCGCCTGGTGGAGGGGCTGGCGCAGGTGCCGCAAGGCCACTGCGAGGAGCACCTAGACCCGCTCAGCATCTACTGCGAGCAGGACCGCGCGCTCGTGTGCGGCGTGTGCGCCTCGCTCGGTTCGCACCGCGGCCACCGCCTGCTCCCCGCCGCCGAAGCCCATGCGCGCCTCAAG ACGCAGCTGCCACAGCAGAAGATGCAGTTGCAGGAGGCGTGTATGCGCAAGGAGAAGAGTGTGGCTGTGCTGGAACATCAGCTGttggaggtggag GAGACGGTGCGTCAGTTCCGGGGGGCTGTCGGGGAGCAGCTGGGCAAGATGCGGGTGTTCCTGGCTGCACTGGAGGGCTCCTTGGACCGTGAGGCAGAGCGCGTGCGGGGTGAGGCAGGGGTTGCCTTGCGGCGGGAGCTGGGGAGCCTGAACTCCTACCTGGAGCAGTTACGGCAGATGGAGAAGGTGCTGGAGGAGGTGGcggacaagccacagactgagttCCTCATG aaaTACTGCCTGGTGACCAGCAG GCTACAGAAGATCCTGGCGGAATCACCACCGCCTGCCCGGCTGGACATCCAGCTTCCTGTCATCTCAGACGACTTCAAATTCCAGGTGTGGAGGAAGATGTTCCGGGCTCTGATGCCAG CTATGAAGGAACTGACCTTTGACCCGAGCACAGCCCACCCGAGCTTGGTGGTGTCTCCCTCCGGCCGCCGCGTGGAGTGCTTGGACCAGAAGGCGCCCCCGGCCGGAGAGGACCCGTGCCAGTTCGACAAGGCCGTGGCGGTGGTGGCACACCAGCTGCTGTCTGATGGCGAGCACTACTGGGAGGTGGAAGTGGGCGATAAGCCACGCTGGGCACTAGGCGTGATCTTGGCCCAGGCCAGCCGCCGAGGCCGGCTGCACGCTGTGCCCTCGCAGGGCCTCTGGCTGCTGGGGCTACGCGAAGGCAAGATCCTGGAGGCGCATGTCGAAGCCAAGGAACCGCGCGCGCTGCGCACCCCGGAGAGGCGGCCGTTGCGCATTGGGATCTACCTGAGCTTTGGCGATGGCATCCTCTCCTTTTATGATGCCAGCAACGCTGACGCCCTCGAGCAGCTCTTTGCTTTCCACGAGCGCCTGCCGGGGCCTGTGTACCCCTTCTTTGACGTGTGCTGGCACGACAAGGGCAAAAATGCTCAGCCGCTGCTGCTTGTGGGGCCTGATG GTTACAAGTGGGGTCACCTGGAGAACTGCTGA
- the TRIM72 gene encoding tripartite motif-containing protein 72 isoform X1, whose protein sequence is MLNLLSHPALREAGFAPGILLGTGKASREKKPFSSSLEEEKLSRWAEVLSSCSVILESHKLGESVMSAAPGLLHQELSCPLCLQLFDAPVTAECGHSFCRACLSRVAGEPAADGTVPCPCCQALTRPQALSTNLQLARLVEGLAQVPQGHCEEHLDPLSIYCEQDRALVCGVCASLGSHRGHRLLPAAEAHARLKTQLPQQKMQLQEACMRKEKSVAVLEHQLLEVEETVRQFRGAVGEQLGKMRVFLAALEGSLDREAERVRGEAGVALRRELGSLNSYLEQLRQMEKVLEEVADKPQTEFLMKYCLVTSRLQKILAESPPPARLDIQLPVISDDFKFQVWRKMFRALMPAMKELTFDPSTAHPSLVVSPSGRRVECLDQKAPPAGEDPCQFDKAVAVVAHQLLSDGEHYWEVEVGDKPRWALGVILAQASRRGRLHAVPSQGLWLLGLREGKILEAHVEAKEPRALRTPERRPLRIGIYLSFGDGILSFYDASNADALEQLFAFHERLPGPVYPFFDVCWHDKGKNAQPLLLVGPDGYKWGHLENC, encoded by the exons atgcttaacctactgagccacccag CACTTAGGGAAGCCGGCTTTGCCCCAGGGATTCTGCTGGGCACTGGAAAGGCCAGCAGGGAAAAAAAGCCTTTCTCCTCAAGTCTGGAGGAAGAAAAGCTTTCACGGTGGGCTGAAGTCCTGTCCTCCTGCAGTGTGATCTTGGAGAGCCATAAACTTGGGGA GTCCGTCATGTCGGCCGCGCCCGGTCTCCTGCACCAGGAGCTGTCCTGCCCGCTGTGCCTGCAGCTGTTTGACGCGCCTGTGACGGCCGAGTGTGGCCACAGCTTCTGCCGAGCCTGCCTGAGCCGCGTGGCAGGGGAGCCGGCGGCGGACGGCACTGTGCCCTGCCCGTGCTGCCAGGCACTCACGCGGCCACAGGCGCTCAGCACCAACCTGCAGCTGGCGCGCCTGGTGGAGGGGCTGGCGCAGGTGCCGCAAGGCCACTGCGAGGAGCACCTAGACCCGCTCAGCATCTACTGCGAGCAGGACCGCGCGCTCGTGTGCGGCGTGTGCGCCTCGCTCGGTTCGCACCGCGGCCACCGCCTGCTCCCCGCCGCCGAAGCCCATGCGCGCCTCAAG ACGCAGCTGCCACAGCAGAAGATGCAGTTGCAGGAGGCGTGTATGCGCAAGGAGAAGAGTGTGGCTGTGCTGGAACATCAGCTGttggaggtggag GAGACGGTGCGTCAGTTCCGGGGGGCTGTCGGGGAGCAGCTGGGCAAGATGCGGGTGTTCCTGGCTGCACTGGAGGGCTCCTTGGACCGTGAGGCAGAGCGCGTGCGGGGTGAGGCAGGGGTTGCCTTGCGGCGGGAGCTGGGGAGCCTGAACTCCTACCTGGAGCAGTTACGGCAGATGGAGAAGGTGCTGGAGGAGGTGGcggacaagccacagactgagttCCTCATG aaaTACTGCCTGGTGACCAGCAG GCTACAGAAGATCCTGGCGGAATCACCACCGCCTGCCCGGCTGGACATCCAGCTTCCTGTCATCTCAGACGACTTCAAATTCCAGGTGTGGAGGAAGATGTTCCGGGCTCTGATGCCAG CTATGAAGGAACTGACCTTTGACCCGAGCACAGCCCACCCGAGCTTGGTGGTGTCTCCCTCCGGCCGCCGCGTGGAGTGCTTGGACCAGAAGGCGCCCCCGGCCGGAGAGGACCCGTGCCAGTTCGACAAGGCCGTGGCGGTGGTGGCACACCAGCTGCTGTCTGATGGCGAGCACTACTGGGAGGTGGAAGTGGGCGATAAGCCACGCTGGGCACTAGGCGTGATCTTGGCCCAGGCCAGCCGCCGAGGCCGGCTGCACGCTGTGCCCTCGCAGGGCCTCTGGCTGCTGGGGCTACGCGAAGGCAAGATCCTGGAGGCGCATGTCGAAGCCAAGGAACCGCGCGCGCTGCGCACCCCGGAGAGGCGGCCGTTGCGCATTGGGATCTACCTGAGCTTTGGCGATGGCATCCTCTCCTTTTATGATGCCAGCAACGCTGACGCCCTCGAGCAGCTCTTTGCTTTCCACGAGCGCCTGCCGGGGCCTGTGTACCCCTTCTTTGACGTGTGCTGGCACGACAAGGGCAAAAATGCTCAGCCGCTGCTGCTTGTGGGGCCTGATG GTTACAAGTGGGGTCACCTGGAGAACTGCTGA
- the TRIM72 gene encoding tripartite motif-containing protein 72 isoform X2, which yields MLNLLSHPALREAGFAPGILLGTGKASREKKPFSSSLEEEKLSRWAEVLSSCSVILESHKLGESVMSAAPGLLHQELSCPLCLQLFDAPVTAECGHSFCRACLSRVAGEPAADGTVPCPCCQALTRPQALSTNLQLARLVEGLAQVPQGHCEEHLDPLSIYCEQDRALVCGVCASLGSHRGHRLLPAAEAHARLKTQLPQQKMQLQEACMRKEKSVAVLEHQLLEVEETVRQFRGAVGEQLGKMRVFLAALEGSLDREAERVRGEAGVALRRELGSLNSYLEQLRQMEKVLEEVADKPQTEFLMKYCLVTSRLQKILAESPPPARLDIQLPVISDDFKFQVWRKMFRALMPAMKELTFDPSTAHPSLVVSPSGRRVECLDQKAPPAGEDPCQFDKAVAVVAHQLLSDGEHYWEVEVGDKPRWALGVILAQASRRGRLHAVPSQGLWLLGLREGKILEAHVEAKEPRALRTPERRPLRIGIYLSFGDGILSFYDASNADALEQLFAFHERLPGPVYPFFDVCWHDKGKNAQPLLLVGPDGEEA from the exons atgcttaacctactgagccacccag CACTTAGGGAAGCCGGCTTTGCCCCAGGGATTCTGCTGGGCACTGGAAAGGCCAGCAGGGAAAAAAAGCCTTTCTCCTCAAGTCTGGAGGAAGAAAAGCTTTCACGGTGGGCTGAAGTCCTGTCCTCCTGCAGTGTGATCTTGGAGAGCCATAAACTTGGGGA GTCCGTCATGTCGGCCGCGCCCGGTCTCCTGCACCAGGAGCTGTCCTGCCCGCTGTGCCTGCAGCTGTTTGACGCGCCTGTGACGGCCGAGTGTGGCCACAGCTTCTGCCGAGCCTGCCTGAGCCGCGTGGCAGGGGAGCCGGCGGCGGACGGCACTGTGCCCTGCCCGTGCTGCCAGGCACTCACGCGGCCACAGGCGCTCAGCACCAACCTGCAGCTGGCGCGCCTGGTGGAGGGGCTGGCGCAGGTGCCGCAAGGCCACTGCGAGGAGCACCTAGACCCGCTCAGCATCTACTGCGAGCAGGACCGCGCGCTCGTGTGCGGCGTGTGCGCCTCGCTCGGTTCGCACCGCGGCCACCGCCTGCTCCCCGCCGCCGAAGCCCATGCGCGCCTCAAG ACGCAGCTGCCACAGCAGAAGATGCAGTTGCAGGAGGCGTGTATGCGCAAGGAGAAGAGTGTGGCTGTGCTGGAACATCAGCTGttggaggtggag GAGACGGTGCGTCAGTTCCGGGGGGCTGTCGGGGAGCAGCTGGGCAAGATGCGGGTGTTCCTGGCTGCACTGGAGGGCTCCTTGGACCGTGAGGCAGAGCGCGTGCGGGGTGAGGCAGGGGTTGCCTTGCGGCGGGAGCTGGGGAGCCTGAACTCCTACCTGGAGCAGTTACGGCAGATGGAGAAGGTGCTGGAGGAGGTGGcggacaagccacagactgagttCCTCATG aaaTACTGCCTGGTGACCAGCAG GCTACAGAAGATCCTGGCGGAATCACCACCGCCTGCCCGGCTGGACATCCAGCTTCCTGTCATCTCAGACGACTTCAAATTCCAGGTGTGGAGGAAGATGTTCCGGGCTCTGATGCCAG CTATGAAGGAACTGACCTTTGACCCGAGCACAGCCCACCCGAGCTTGGTGGTGTCTCCCTCCGGCCGCCGCGTGGAGTGCTTGGACCAGAAGGCGCCCCCGGCCGGAGAGGACCCGTGCCAGTTCGACAAGGCCGTGGCGGTGGTGGCACACCAGCTGCTGTCTGATGGCGAGCACTACTGGGAGGTGGAAGTGGGCGATAAGCCACGCTGGGCACTAGGCGTGATCTTGGCCCAGGCCAGCCGCCGAGGCCGGCTGCACGCTGTGCCCTCGCAGGGCCTCTGGCTGCTGGGGCTACGCGAAGGCAAGATCCTGGAGGCGCATGTCGAAGCCAAGGAACCGCGCGCGCTGCGCACCCCGGAGAGGCGGCCGTTGCGCATTGGGATCTACCTGAGCTTTGGCGATGGCATCCTCTCCTTTTATGATGCCAGCAACGCTGACGCCCTCGAGCAGCTCTTTGCTTTCCACGAGCGCCTGCCGGGGCCTGTGTACCCCTTCTTTGACGTGTGCTGGCACGACAAGGGCAAAAATGCTCAGCCGCTGCTGCTTGTGGGGCCTGATGGTGAGGAGGCCTGA
- the LOC122209798 gene encoding apoptosis-associated speck-like protein containing a CARD isoform X1, translated as MGCTRDAILDALENLTAEEFKKFKLKLLSVPLREGYGRIPRGPLLSMDAMDLTDKLVSSYLEEYGAELTALVLCDIGMKELSERLQQITRKDQAAAPAGIQDSHLKAAKPAMHFVDQHRMALITRVTDVDGVLDALYGKVLTEELYQAVRAEPTNALKMRKLFSFTPAWNVTCKDLLLQALRDTQPYLVLDLEQS; from the exons ATGGGGTGCACTCGCGACGCCATCCTGGACGCACTGGAGAACCTGACTGCAGAGGAGTTCAAGAAGTTCAAGCTGAAGCTGCTTTCAGTGCCCCTGCGCGAAGGCTATGGGCGCATCCCGCGGGGGCCCCTGCTGTCCATGGACGCCATGGACCTCACAGACAAGCTGGTCTCTTCCTATCTGGAAGAGTACGGCGCAGAGCTCACGGCGCTTGTGCTGTGCGACATTGGCATGAAAGAGCTATCAGAGCGGCTGCAGCAGATCACGCGCAAAG ACCAGGCAGCCGCACCTGCTGGGATCCAGGATTCTCACCTGAAGGCAGCCAAGCCAG CAATGCACTTTGTGGACCAGCACCGGATGGCCCTTATCACACGGGTCACAGATGTGGACGGGGTGCTGGATGCCCTGTACGGAAAGGTCCTGACAGAGGAGCTGTACCAGGCAGTGCGAGCAGAGCCCACCAATGCACTGAAGATGAGGAAACTCTTCAGCTTCACTCCAGCCTGGAACGTGACCTGCAAAGATCTgctccttcaggctctgagggACACCCAGCCCTACCTGGTGCTTGACCTGGAGCAAAGCTGA
- the LOC122209798 gene encoding apoptosis-associated speck-like protein containing a CARD isoform X2, with protein MGCTRDAILDALENLTAEEFKKFKLKLLSVPLREGYGRIPRGPLLSMDAMDLTDKLVSSYLEEYGAELTALVLCDIGMKELSERLQQITRKAMHFVDQHRMALITRVTDVDGVLDALYGKVLTEELYQAVRAEPTNALKMRKLFSFTPAWNVTCKDLLLQALRDTQPYLVLDLEQS; from the exons ATGGGGTGCACTCGCGACGCCATCCTGGACGCACTGGAGAACCTGACTGCAGAGGAGTTCAAGAAGTTCAAGCTGAAGCTGCTTTCAGTGCCCCTGCGCGAAGGCTATGGGCGCATCCCGCGGGGGCCCCTGCTGTCCATGGACGCCATGGACCTCACAGACAAGCTGGTCTCTTCCTATCTGGAAGAGTACGGCGCAGAGCTCACGGCGCTTGTGCTGTGCGACATTGGCATGAAAGAGCTATCAGAGCGGCTGCAGCAGATCACGCGCAAAG CAATGCACTTTGTGGACCAGCACCGGATGGCCCTTATCACACGGGTCACAGATGTGGACGGGGTGCTGGATGCCCTGTACGGAAAGGTCCTGACAGAGGAGCTGTACCAGGCAGTGCGAGCAGAGCCCACCAATGCACTGAAGATGAGGAAACTCTTCAGCTTCACTCCAGCCTGGAACGTGACCTGCAAAGATCTgctccttcaggctctgagggACACCCAGCCCTACCTGGTGCTTGACCTGGAGCAAAGCTGA